Proteins encoded together in one Impatiens glandulifera chromosome 1, dImpGla2.1, whole genome shotgun sequence window:
- the LOC124920322 gene encoding phenylacetaldehyde reductase-like, whose translation MTDAGEGGKSTVVCVTGASGYIASWLVKLLLHRGYTVKATVRNFKDPKKTEHLVSLEGAKERLHLFEANLLEEGSFDSIINDCHGVFHTASPCFFESNDPQTQLIDPALKGTINVLTSCAKSHHSIKRVILTSSMAAMLFSGTPRTPQTIVDETWFSDPQICKDNQLWYILSKTLAEEAAWKFVKEKGIDMVVINPAMVIGPLLQSTLNFSCTPILNLINNSETYPNASFGWVHVNDVVNAHVRAFEIPSANGRYCLTEIVFHYSEIVNILFGLYPKLKLPNKCENDEPFAPTFMVSKERARSLGVEFVPFEISLKETVESLIEKKFVTLEFYD comes from the exons atgACCGACGCCGGCGAAGGTGGAAAATCGACGGTGGTGTGTGTGACCGGAGCATCGGGATACATAGCTTCATGGCTAGTCAAATTATTGCTCCATCGTGGCTACACCGTCAAAGCCACCGTTCGCAACTTCA AGGATCCGAAGAAAACAGAGCATTTAGTATCCCTCGAAGGAGCTAAAGAAAGACTTCACTTATTCGAAGCAAACTTACTTGAAGAAGGTTCATTCGATTCCATCATTAACGATTGCCATGGCGTTTTTCACACAGCTTCTCCATGTTTCTTCGAATCCAATGATCCTCAAACACAACTAATCGATCCTGCTTTAAAAGGAACAATCAATGTCCTCACCTCTTGTGCCAAATCTCATCATTCTATCAAAAGGGTAATCTTAACTTCCTCCATGGCTGCTATGCTCTTTTCTGGTACACCTCGTACTCCTCAAACTATTGTAGACGAAACTTGGTTTTCCGACCCACAAATCTGCAAAGACAACCAG CTTTGGTATATCTTATCGAAGACATTAGCAGAAGAAGCAGCTTGGAAATTTGTGAAGGAGAAAGGAATTGATATGGTTGTAATAAACCCGGCAATGGTTATAGGTCCTTTATTACAATCGACTCTCAATTTTAGTTGTACTCCAATTTTGAACCTGATAAATAATTCTGAAACTTATCCAAATGCTTCGTTTGGATGGGTTCATGTGAATGATGTTGTAAATGCTCATGTTCGAGCATTCGAGATTCCTTCTGCTAATGGAAGGTATTGTCTTACCGAGATTGTTTTTCATTACTCTGAGATTGTCAACATACTCTTTGGACTTTATCCTAAACTCAAATTACCAAACAA GTGTGAGAATGACGAGCCATTTGCGCCAACTTTTATGGTATCGAAGGAAAGAGCAAGATCATTGGGTGTTGAATTTGTACCATTTGAGATTAGTCTCAAGGAAACCGTTGAAAGTTTGATCGAGAAGAAATTTGTCACTCTCGAATTTTACGATTAG
- the LOC124912388 gene encoding phenylacetaldehyde reductase-like, which translates to MTGAGEGGKSTVVCVTGASGYIASWLVKLLLHRGYTVKATVRDLQDPKKTAHLVSLEGAKERLHLFEANLLEEGSFDSIINDCHGVFHTASPCFFESDDPQTQLIDPALKGTLNVLTSCAKSHHSIKRVILTSSIAAMLFSGTPRTPQTIVDETWFSDPQICKDNQLWYVLSKTLAEEAAWKFVKEKGIDMVVINPTMVMGPLLQPTLNFSCTPILKLINNSETYPNASFGWVHVNDVVNAHVRAFEIPSANGRSENDEPFAPTFMVSKERARSLGIEFVPFEISLKETVESLIDKKFVTLEFYD; encoded by the exons atgACCGGCGCCGGCGAAGGTGGAAAATCGACGGTGGTGTGTGTGACCGGAGCGTCGGGATACATTGCTTCATGGCTAGTCAAATTATTGCTCCATCGTGGCTACACCGTCAAAGCCACCGTTCGCGACCTCC AGGATCCGAAGAAAACGGCGCATTTAGTATCCCTCGAAGGAGCTAAAGAAAGACTTCACTTATTCGAAGCAAACCTACTTGAAGAAGGTTCATTCGATTCCATAATTAACGATTGCCATGGCGTTTTTCACACAGCTTCTCCATGTTTCTTCGAATCCGATGATCCTCAAACACAACTCATCGATCCTGCTTTAAAAGGAACACTTAATGTCCTCACCTCTTGTGCCAAATCTCATCATTCTATCAAAAGGGTAATTTTAACTTCCTCCATTGCTGCTATGCTCTTTTCTGGTACACCTCGTACTCCTCAAACTATTGTAGACGAAACTTGGTTTTCCGACCCACAAATCTGCAAAGACAACCAG CTTTGGTATGTCTTATCGAAAACATTAGCAGAAGAAGCTGCTTGGAAATTTGTGAAGGAGAAAGGAATTGATATGGTTGTAATAAACCCGACAATGGTTATGGGTCCTTTATTACAACCGACTCTCAATTTTAGTTGTACTCCAATTTTGAAGCTGATAAATAATTCTGAAACTTATCCAAATGCTTCATTTGGATGGGTACATGTGAATGATGTTGTAAATGCTCATGTTCGAGCATTTGAGATTCCTTCTGCTAATGGAAG gTCTGAGAATGACGAGCCATTTGCGCCAACTTTTATGGTATCAAAGGAAAGAGCAAGATCATTGGGTATAGAATTTGTACCATTTGAGATTAGTCTCAAGGAAACCGTTGAAAGTTTGATCGACAAGAAATTTGTCACTCTCGAATTTTACGATTAG
- the LOC124912398 gene encoding phenylacetaldehyde reductase-like encodes MNNITNKAAGFCTNLLRTKHRERKTERKEMTGAGEGGKPTVVCLTGASGYIASWLVKLLLHRGYIVKATVRDLKDSKKTEHLVSLEGAKERLHLFEANLLEEGSLNSIIKDCHGVFHTASPCFFESDDPQTQLIDPALKGTINVLTSCAKSHQSIKRVILTSSIAAMLVGTPRTPQTIVDETWFSDPKICKDNQLWYVLSKTLAEEAAWEFVKEKGIDMVVINPAMVIGPLLQPTLNFSCTPILNLINNSETYPNASFGWVHVNDVVNAHVRAFEIPSANGRCENDEPFEPTFIVSKERARSLGVEFVPFQISLKETVESLIEKKFVTLEFYD; translated from the exons ATGAATAATATCACCAACAAAGCAGCAGGCTTTTGTACAAATCTGCTTAGAACCAAACACAGAGAAAGAAAGACAGAGAGAAAGGAGATGACCGGTGCCGGCGAAGGTGGAAAACCGACGGTGGTGTGTTTGACCGGAGCGTCGGGATACATAGCTTCATGGCTAGTCAAATTATTGCTCCATCGTGGCTACATCGTCAAAGCCACCGTTCGCGACCTCA AGGATTCGAAGAAAACAGAGCATTTAGTATCCCTCGAAGGAGCTAAAGAAAGACTACACTTATTCGAAGCAAACCTACTTGAAGAAGGTTCATTAAATTCCATTATTAAAGATTGCCATGGCGTTTTTCACACAGCTTCTCCATGTTTCTTCGAATCCGATGATCCTCAAACACAACTCATCGATCCTGCTTTAAAAGGAACAATCAATGTCCTCACCTCTTGTGCCAAATCTCATCAATCTATCAAAAGGGTAATCTTAACTTCCTCCATTGCTGCTATGCTTGTTGGTACACCTCGTACTCCTCAAACCATTGTCGACGAAACTTGGTTTTCCGACCCAAAAATATGCAAGGACAACCAG CTTTGGTATGTCTTATCTAAGACATTAGCAGAAGAAGCAGCTTGGGAATTTGTGAAGGAGAAAGGAATTGATATGGTTGTAATAAACCCGGCAATGGTTATAGGTCCTTTATTACAACCGACTCTCAATTTTAGTTGTACTCCAATTTTGAACCTGATAAATAATTCTGAAACTTATCCAAATGCTTCGTTTGGATGGGTTCATGTGAATGATGTTGTAAATGCTCATGTTCGAGCATTCGAGATTCCTTCGGCTAATGGAAG GTGTGAGAACGACGAGCCATTTGAGCCAACTTTTATTGTATCGAAGGAAAGAGCAAGATCGTTGGGTGTTGAATTTGTACCATTTCAGATTAGTCTCAAGGAAACCGTTGAAAGTTTGATCGAGAAGAAATTTGTCACTCTCGAATTTTACGATTAG
- the LOC124912380 gene encoding NAC transcription factor 29-like codes for MAFEVSDFELIHNFLTKKVQDEPLPHNNIQNVIFYNHQPSHLAKTFENTKSENCECYFFAKATRKLGKGNGAIRKAKNGYWKVIEKDTAITFGNEIIGYKKPFVFYKGKPSKGLKTEWAMFEYRLHDIRPKLKIQDYFKKKDEWVLCKVYKRRELVAKRLTKREKDRLKFRGVANTYNLWNGNYRVTRRIDFEYDTYNKYKGGCGGGRWI; via the exons ATGGCTTTTGAAGTTAGTGATTTCGAACTGATTCATAATTTCTTGACAAAGAAAGTCCAGGACGAGCCATTGCCACATAATAACATTCAGAATGTCATCTTCTATAATCATCAACCTTCTCATTTAGCAA AAACATTCGAGAATACCAAATCAGAGAACTGTGAATGTTACTTCTTTGCAAAAGCAACTAGGAAGCTTGGCAAAGGGAATGGAGCAATTCGTAAAGCTAAGAACGGTTATTGGAAGGTTATCGAAAAAGACACTGCCATAACGTTTGGAAACGAAATTATCGGGTATAAGAAACCGTTTGTTTTTTATAAAGGTAAGCCGTCTAAAGGGTTGAAAACGGAATGGGCTATGTTTGAATACAGACTTCACGATATTCGTCCAaaactcaaaattcaagattacTTCAAGAAGAAGGATGAATGGGTTTTATGCAAAGTGTACAAGAGAAGGGAATTGGTGGCGAAAAGACTTACTAAACGCGAGAAAGACAGATTGAAGTTCAGGGGAGTGGCTAATACTTACAATCTTTGGAATGGAAACTATCGTGTAACGAGAAGGATCGACTTTGAATACGATACCTATAACAAGTACAAAGGAGGGTGTGGTGGTGGTAGATGGATCTAA